The window TAAGATCTGGAAAAAATGTCTGGGTATTCTTTTGACTTCATTTATGCTCATTCAGTGTGCCGTGCCAGTGTATGCTGAGGAAGGGGACGGCACTGACTTGGCGGGGCAGGACTCGGCGGCCATACTGCAAGAGGGGGGAACAGAGAGTACAGTGCCTGATGAAGCCGTTTCAGATCCTGGCAGCACAGTAGTGCAGAACCCTGGAGAGAATGAGAACTTTGACGGGCAGGGCGATGAGACGGAAATACCTGACAGCGCGCCTTCTGCCGATGGCGGACAGGCAGAGAGTGTTCCAAGTGAAGAAGGCGCCGGGACAGCAGCAGAAAATGAGGCTGAGGCAGGCGGGGTTACGGAGGCCGGAGAGGCCCAGGATCCCCAGAAAGCAAAGATCGGTGAACCGGAGTTATCTCAGGCTTCAGAGCCGGCTAAGCCGGTATTAAAATATTCCGCCCATGCACAGACCTATGGGTGGATGGACGAAGTATCCGACGGGGAGTCCGCGGGAACTACGGGCGAGAAAAAGCGCCTGGAGGCTGTCCGCATCCGTATAGAAGGACTGAGCCAGGGGACAGAGAATGGGACTGGCGCTCAGGCTGAGGCGCTGACGGGTTCCGTTGAATATAAGACACATTCCCAGACAGTGGGATGGAAGGATTGGGTGTCAGACGGGGCCGTAGGAGGAACCGAGGGCATGGGCAAGCGTCTGGAGGCCATCTGTATCCGGCTGACAGGGACTCTGGCAGAAAAATATGATATTTATTATAAAGTACACTGTGCAACATTCGGAGACCTGGGGTGGGCGAAAAATGGAGAGATGGCAGGCTCAGAAGGCTTTGCCAAATCAATCGAGGCGATCACCATCCGACTGATTGAAAAAGGCAGCCAGGATGCGCCGGAGCAGAGTAAAAGGAGTTACTTCACCCCGAGTGATATGGGGAATGTCACCTATACATCCCATGTGCAGACTTATGGATGGATGCAGTCGGTTGCAGACGGCCAGATGAGTGGGACTACAGGCCAGAAAAAGCGTATGGAGGCCATGAAGATTTACTTATCTAACCCTGCTGGTGAAGACGGGGTTCCCTTAGAAGGCGGAATTACATACCGCGCCCATTCTCAAAGTTATGGCTGGATGGATTGGGTCCAGGAAGGGGAAGTTGCCGGCACGGAGGGCAAAGGCAAGCGCCTGGAAGCGTTCCAGATACAGCTTACGGGCCAGATGGCAGAGCAGTATGACATTTATTATAAAGTGCATTGTTCTACCTGGGGAGACTTAGGATGGGCAAAAAACGGAGAGACTGCGGGCACCACGGGCACAGCCAGATCCATAGAAGCGCTGGAGATCCGGCTTGTCAAGAAGGGCAGCAGTGACGCCCCGTCAGGAGGCGGGCGCCCTTCCATCGAAGATACGGGCGTTGGGACACTGACTTATGAGCCGTGGATAGGCGTAATCGGATGGAACGGAGCCGTGACAAGTCCGGCGGAGGCAGGCACCACTGGCCAGAAGAAGAAAATAGAGGCAATTAAGATGCAGCTTGACGGCAGCCAGTTCGAAGGAGGCATTACATACCGGGCATATATGCAGAGCACCGGATGGCAGGACTGGAAGTCAAATGGAGAGATTGCGGGGAGCACCACTGCCGGCAAGAGGCTGGAGTCCTTTGAGGTTAAGCTGACCGGTGAGCTGGAAAAATACTGTTCTGTCTATTACCGCGCCCACGTAGAGAAATATGGATGGCTTGGATGGGCGAAGAATGGGCAGACAGCAGGCACACAGAACTGTAGCTACAGAGTTGAGGCCATACAGGTAGTGATCACCATGAAGACAGCGGCGGCGCCTGGGAGTACATCAGGATATTTCCAGGACACAATCTATCTTCCGAGATATAATAACGCTATTGACACCATTATCAACGAGGCGGGCACAGATTTGTATTCCTGTTATTCATGGGTTGTAAATAACCTTTCGTATCAGACGCTGCCGATTCCCATGGATCCTCCGGCTGGATATACAAGGGAGGAAGGCTATGCTATCTATGCCGTGGAGAACCGCCGTGGAAATTGCTACTGCTATGCCGCCGCGTTTGCAGGAGCGGCCAAACGGCTTGGCTTCAGTGCACGGTATATTGAGGGCGGCGTAGGCCTGGCTGCCGGAGGTACAGGCCCCCACAGCTGGGTGGAGATAGATATTGACGGGACCACATATGTCTGTGACCCGGAGGCAGAATATGAACTAGGAGGAAACTTCTACATGGTAACATATGGTTCAGCCAGGTTAAATTATCAATAAGGATTTAGAGAAGAAGGCGGCTATGTCTGTTTATACAGGCATAGTCGGCCTTTTTAAGGAGAACAATAGTTATGGTATTTAGCTCAATGGTATTTTTATGTGTTTTCCTTCCCACTGTTTTTCTGCTCTATTATATGGTACCTGGAATAAGGGCAAAGAATATTCTGCTGATTGTATTCAGCCTGATGTTCTATGCTTATGGCGAGCCAGTATATGTTTTACTGATGATAGCAAGCACCCTGATGAATTACATATTCGGGCGATGTATTGAGGGCAGCGGGGAGAAAGGGAGAAAAGCATGGCTGGCGGTTACAGTTATTGTAAACCTGGGAGTCCTGGCTGTATATAAATATGCGGATATGTTCATCAGCAGTGTGGACAGCATATTTGGCCTGGATATTCCCCTTCCTGGAATCGAACTTCCTATTGGGATTTCCTTTTTTACGTTTCAGGCAATGTCCTATGTGATTGATGTATACCGCTGTGA of the Luxibacter massiliensis genome contains:
- a CDS encoding transglutaminase domain-containing protein translates to MRKHKIWKKCLGILLTSFMLIQCAVPVYAEEGDGTDLAGQDSAAILQEGGTESTVPDEAVSDPGSTVVQNPGENENFDGQGDETEIPDSAPSADGGQAESVPSEEGAGTAAENEAEAGGVTEAGEAQDPQKAKIGEPELSQASEPAKPVLKYSAHAQTYGWMDEVSDGESAGTTGEKKRLEAVRIRIEGLSQGTENGTGAQAEALTGSVEYKTHSQTVGWKDWVSDGAVGGTEGMGKRLEAICIRLTGTLAEKYDIYYKVHCATFGDLGWAKNGEMAGSEGFAKSIEAITIRLIEKGSQDAPEQSKRSYFTPSDMGNVTYTSHVQTYGWMQSVADGQMSGTTGQKKRMEAMKIYLSNPAGEDGVPLEGGITYRAHSQSYGWMDWVQEGEVAGTEGKGKRLEAFQIQLTGQMAEQYDIYYKVHCSTWGDLGWAKNGETAGTTGTARSIEALEIRLVKKGSSDAPSGGGRPSIEDTGVGTLTYEPWIGVIGWNGAVTSPAEAGTTGQKKKIEAIKMQLDGSQFEGGITYRAYMQSTGWQDWKSNGEIAGSTTAGKRLESFEVKLTGELEKYCSVYYRAHVEKYGWLGWAKNGQTAGTQNCSYRVEAIQVVITMKTAAAPGSTSGYFQDTIYLPRYNNAIDTIINEAGTDLYSCYSWVVNNLSYQTLPIPMDPPAGYTREEGYAIYAVENRRGNCYCYAAAFAGAAKRLGFSARYIEGGVGLAAGGTGPHSWVEIDIDGTTYVCDPEAEYELGGNFYMVTYGSARLNYQ